From Flavobacterium alkalisoli, the proteins below share one genomic window:
- a CDS encoding Crp/Fnr family transcriptional regulator — MDAKEILKGHVSKIISLSENEFDYFFSHFKFHSFKKGQAIISEGDNVENEYFVLDGCLKSFYVNPELKIFILQFAMPTWWASDYNALYTNTKASLNVDCITNTEVLSLSNENREKLCKEFHQAEYFFRWRTNKGYVASQKRLLSFMNNDTRHRYEELLAMYPELYNLVPKHLIAAYLGVSRETLSRLYNS, encoded by the coding sequence ATGGATGCTAAAGAAATATTAAAAGGACATGTCTCAAAAATTATTTCCTTATCAGAAAATGAATTTGACTATTTCTTTTCTCATTTTAAATTTCACAGCTTTAAAAAAGGTCAGGCTATAATCTCTGAAGGTGACAATGTGGAAAATGAGTACTTCGTACTAGATGGTTGCCTTAAATCTTTTTATGTTAATCCTGAACTTAAAATTTTTATTCTACAGTTCGCCATGCCAACATGGTGGGCATCTGATTACAATGCACTTTACACAAACACCAAAGCATCGCTTAATGTTGACTGTATTACAAATACTGAAGTATTGAGCCTATCTAATGAAAATAGAGAAAAATTGTGCAAAGAGTTTCATCAGGCAGAATACTTTTTTAGATGGCGTACCAATAAAGGATATGTTGCATCTCAAAAAAGACTCCTTTCATTTATGAATAATGACACCAGACACCGCTATGAGGAACTCCTGGCTATGTATCCGGAACTGTACAATTTGGTACCTAAACACCTTATAGCTGCCTATCTTGGGGTTTCCCGCGAAACACTAAGCCGTTTATACAACTCCTAA
- a CDS encoding YceI family protein, which produces MKTFKINTQNSTVEWVGRKVTGAHNGTIAIKEGQLDFADNYLSGGNFVIDTTSIKILDVTDPDTNAQFAGHLASDDFFSIDQYPEAFMKISHVEPRENGSYHVTGNLTIKNFTHAVSFDAQTNNSDNTVTFSGKITIDRTKYGIKFRSGNFFTNLGDTLIYNNFDLTFSLTAQAVA; this is translated from the coding sequence ATGAAAACATTTAAAATCAATACCCAAAACAGTACTGTTGAGTGGGTAGGCCGTAAAGTAACAGGAGCACATAACGGCACAATCGCTATTAAGGAAGGTCAGCTTGACTTTGCCGATAATTATCTTTCAGGAGGGAATTTTGTGATCGACACAACTTCCATTAAAATACTGGATGTAACTGACCCGGATACTAATGCACAGTTTGCAGGTCATTTGGCTTCTGATGATTTTTTCAGTATTGACCAGTATCCTGAAGCCTTTATGAAAATAAGCCATGTTGAGCCACGTGAAAACGGTTCTTACCATGTAACAGGAAATCTTACCATTAAAAATTTTACCCACGCTGTAAGCTTTGATGCACAAACAAACAATAGCGATAATACAGTTACTTTTTCGGGTAAAATTACTATTGACCGTACCAAATATGGTATAAAGTTTCGCTCTGGTAATTTCTTTACTAACCTGGGAGACACACTTATATACAACAACTTCGATTTAACTTTTTCACTAACTGCTCAAGCCGTAGCCTGA
- a CDS encoding tautomerase family protein, whose amino-acid sequence MPYIKIELTREGVSREQKRELIAGVTNVITNVLNKDPKLTHVVISEIDTDNWGFDGEQVSDLREKGITADKKN is encoded by the coding sequence ATGCCATACATTAAAATTGAACTGACACGTGAGGGTGTTAGCCGTGAGCAGAAAAGAGAATTAATTGCAGGAGTTACTAATGTAATTACTAATGTACTTAATAAAGACCCTAAACTTACTCATGTGGTAATTAGTGAAATAGACACTGATAACTGGGGGTTTGACGGAGAGCAGGTCTCGGACCTGCGTGAAAAAGGAATTACTGCCGATAAAAAAAACTGA
- a CDS encoding SDR family NAD(P)-dependent oxidoreductase: MKKQTIIITGASSGIGKETARYFLERGDNVVINSTTPQKLEAVFHELGAGSNLAMVSGNVYDKSVGEELVTTAIEKFGGVDILINNAGVYETRPFLEVDEAYLDKYLNTNLKGTYFTTQAVLPQMIRQKDGAIINIGTPLVYHGLSAAPSTAPVSSKGAIHALTIQLATEFGKNNIRINTIAPGIIRTPMHGDNADKAAGLHLINRVGEVNEVAQMIYAVAKNKLITGAIINVDGGMGAGHHLN; encoded by the coding sequence ATGAAAAAGCAGACTATAATCATTACCGGAGCTTCGTCCGGAATTGGGAAGGAAACAGCACGTTATTTTCTGGAAAGAGGAGATAATGTGGTTATAAACTCTACTACCCCTCAAAAACTGGAAGCTGTATTCCATGAACTTGGCGCAGGTTCTAATCTGGCAATGGTATCGGGAAATGTATATGATAAAAGTGTGGGAGAAGAACTGGTAACAACTGCCATAGAAAAATTTGGAGGTGTGGATATACTTATTAATAATGCAGGTGTTTATGAAACCAGGCCTTTTCTTGAAGTTGATGAGGCTTACCTTGACAAATACCTCAACACCAATTTAAAAGGTACATATTTTACCACACAAGCGGTACTTCCACAAATGATTAGACAAAAAGACGGTGCTATTATTAATATAGGAACGCCCTTAGTATACCACGGATTGAGTGCTGCCCCATCTACAGCTCCTGTATCGAGTAAAGGTGCGATACATGCCTTAACCATACAGCTTGCTACAGAATTTGGTAAAAACAATATTCGGATCAATACTATAGCCCCGGGAATTATCCGTACACCTATGCATGGTGATAATGCCGATAAAGCTGCAGGTCTTCACTTAATCAACCGTGTGGGAGAGGTAAATGAAGTGGCACAGATGATATATGCAGTTGCCAAAAACAAACTGATTACCGGAGCAATAATAAATGTTGACGGAGGTATGGGTGCCGGCCATCATTTAAATTAA
- a CDS encoding nuclear transport factor 2 family protein gives METTEQDSLAIVKILEQVYFKGLYEGDVNLLKDLFNPGTLLFGDINGQPYAKTLEEYLEGVANRVSPKDSGNVFKGKIISIDVINTIAMAKVNVKMYTFNYYDLLTFHKLNGKWVRVNKTLTNVNE, from the coding sequence ATGGAAACTACAGAACAAGATAGTTTAGCTATTGTCAAAATACTTGAACAGGTATATTTTAAAGGATTGTATGAAGGGGACGTTAATCTGCTTAAAGATCTATTTAATCCAGGTACACTACTGTTTGGCGATATAAACGGGCAACCATATGCCAAAACACTGGAAGAGTATTTAGAAGGCGTGGCTAATCGTGTGAGCCCAAAGGATTCAGGCAACGTTTTTAAAGGGAAAATCATATCAATAGATGTGATTAACACTATAGCAATGGCAAAAGTAAATGTAAAAATGTATACCTTTAATTACTATGATCTACTTACTTTCCATAAGCTTAACGGCAAATGGGTAAGAGTAAACAAAACCCTTACAAATGTAAACGAGTAA
- a CDS encoding NAD(P)H-dependent flavin oxidoreductase produces MWYDNKITQMLGIKYPIMQGPFGGGLSTPRLAATVSNMGGLGGYGAYTMSPQDIYEIDKEIKTLTDKPYNLNLWVSDTDAVNGSVSNETYEYTKQRFKPYFDKAGIELPEKPAPFQSRFENQLQVILDIKPKVFSFMFGLLPQDVMEECRKRGILLVGAATTLDEAVALNNSGVDMIIASGFEAGGHRPSFLAPAEQSTTGTFVLIQLIKEKVNVPVIAAGGIANGRGIAGALTLGADAVQIGTAFLACEESGSLPAHKESLFSDAAKYTMLSRAYTGRLGRGINTQLGIELMGKESDILPFPLQTTFMSFLRKAALEKQKHDMVLFWGGQIAPILKYRKADELMKSLITETTDILA; encoded by the coding sequence ATGTGGTACGATAATAAAATAACCCAAATGCTGGGTATTAAATACCCAATAATGCAGGGACCGTTTGGCGGCGGACTGTCTACACCAAGACTGGCAGCTACTGTTTCAAACATGGGAGGCCTTGGAGGATATGGTGCATATACCATGAGCCCTCAGGATATTTATGAGATTGACAAAGAAATTAAAACTCTTACCGATAAACCTTATAACTTAAACCTTTGGGTCTCTGATACCGATGCCGTAAATGGTAGCGTAAGCAATGAAACCTATGAATATACCAAACAACGCTTTAAACCTTATTTTGATAAGGCCGGGATTGAATTACCTGAAAAACCGGCCCCTTTTCAATCAAGGTTTGAAAATCAGTTACAGGTTATACTTGATATAAAACCTAAGGTATTTAGCTTTATGTTCGGGCTTTTGCCTCAAGATGTAATGGAAGAATGCCGTAAACGCGGTATATTATTGGTAGGTGCCGCTACAACACTTGATGAGGCAGTTGCGCTAAATAATTCGGGGGTTGATATGATAATAGCCTCAGGATTTGAAGCCGGCGGACATCGCCCGTCATTCCTGGCACCTGCAGAGCAGTCTACAACAGGGACTTTTGTATTAATACAACTTATTAAAGAAAAAGTAAATGTTCCTGTTATAGCGGCAGGGGGTATCGCTAATGGCCGTGGCATTGCAGGCGCATTAACTTTAGGTGCCGATGCAGTACAAATAGGTACCGCTTTTTTAGCCTGTGAAGAATCCGGTTCTTTACCTGCACATAAGGAATCCCTTTTCTCGGATGCAGCTAAATACACAATGTTATCCCGTGCTTATACAGGGCGCTTGGGCAGAGGTATCAATACACAATTAGGAATTGAACTAATGGGTAAGGAAAGTGATATACTTCCCTTCCCTTTACAAACAACTTTCATGTCTTTTTTAAGAAAGGCTGCACTGGAAAAACAAAAACACGATATGGTTCTTTTTTGGGGAGGACAGATAGCTCCTATACTTAAATACCGAAAAGCAGATGAATTAATGAAATCTCTTATTACAGAAACTACTGACATACTGGCTTAG
- a CDS encoding helix-turn-helix domain-containing protein, translating into MEFETHYITPDIKLSEFNGKYFKTEVVFEHHILVWFISGETKIIQADAVYTFNAGDIFLIPRNQLATVINYPKDGKPHKAVAMYLTKDRLKDFYSKNKPTAKSQPLQKVYRFTKHPLLESCFASLIYYFEIGENLPEDIANLKIEEAVRILRSTDSSVDGVLANFEEPGKINLSDFMERNFMFNMTLEKFAYLTGRSLATYRRDFKKIYNTTPQKWLTEKRLKLAHYSILEKQKRPVDVYIEVGFENLSHFSYAFKNYFGYGPNALATGIK; encoded by the coding sequence ATGGAATTTGAAACACATTACATAACTCCCGATATTAAGCTTTCTGAATTTAACGGGAAGTACTTTAAAACAGAGGTGGTATTTGAGCACCATATACTGGTATGGTTTATTTCGGGGGAAACAAAAATTATACAGGCCGATGCCGTGTATACCTTTAACGCAGGGGATATATTCCTTATTCCGAGAAACCAGCTGGCTACTGTTATCAATTATCCTAAAGACGGAAAACCTCATAAGGCCGTGGCAATGTACTTAACTAAAGATCGGCTAAAGGATTTTTATTCTAAAAATAAACCTACAGCAAAATCACAACCCTTACAAAAGGTATACAGGTTTACCAAACACCCTTTGCTGGAAAGCTGCTTTGCATCGCTTATATATTATTTTGAAATAGGTGAAAACCTGCCGGAAGATATAGCAAACCTTAAAATAGAGGAGGCTGTAAGAATACTAAGGTCTACCGATAGCAGTGTTGACGGCGTTCTCGCCAATTTTGAAGAACCGGGTAAAATAAACCTGTCCGATTTTATGGAACGTAATTTTATGTTTAATATGACACTGGAAAAGTTTGCTTACCTAACCGGACGCAGCCTTGCCACTTACAGGAGGGATTTTAAAAAGATATACAATACAACACCTCAAAAGTGGCTTACCGAAAAAAGATTGAAACTGGCACATTATTCTATTTTAGAAAAACAGAAAAGGCCTGTTGATGTTTACATTGAAGTAGGTTTTGAAAATCTTTCCCATTTTTCATACGCCTTTAAAAACTATTTTGGGTACGGACCTAATGCTCTGGCAACAGGTATAAAATAA
- a CDS encoding SDR family NAD(P)-dependent oxidoreductase: MDLKDNMNGALQNPLYSGFNETSTVHDVITGVNLTGKVAIVTGGYAGIGLETVKTFVAAGATVIVPARDVAKAKKNLKGINNVTIEQMDLMDVDSIYAFADIFLMGHDALDILVNNAGIMWVPLQRDKRGYESQLVTNHLGHFQLTARLWPALKNSGNARVVNVTSFGHQFSPFDFEDPNFLNTEYETLQGYGRSKTANNLFTVELDSRAKKHNVRAFSVHPGSVNGTDLGRVAPMALFQQMGTHDENGNIKPEVAVKLKTVEQGAATSVWCATSPQLNGIGGVYCENADIAVLDDGTIEHDFETPSTLFGVKPYSLDANNAGRLWKLSEEMTGVVFPVE, encoded by the coding sequence ATGGACTTAAAAGACAACATGAACGGGGCACTACAAAATCCCCTTTACTCAGGATTCAATGAAACATCAACAGTACACGATGTTATAACAGGTGTTAACCTTACCGGTAAGGTGGCTATTGTTACGGGGGGCTATGCCGGTATAGGGCTGGAAACGGTTAAAACATTTGTAGCGGCAGGTGCAACAGTAATTGTTCCCGCAAGAGATGTCGCTAAGGCAAAGAAAAACCTGAAAGGCATAAATAATGTAACCATTGAGCAAATGGATCTTATGGATGTAGATTCAATATATGCTTTTGCAGATATATTCCTTATGGGGCATGATGCTCTGGATATACTGGTTAATAATGCAGGTATTATGTGGGTGCCGCTTCAAAGGGATAAAAGAGGGTATGAATCTCAATTGGTAACAAATCATTTAGGGCATTTTCAGTTAACAGCAAGATTATGGCCTGCGCTAAAAAACAGCGGTAATGCCCGAGTGGTAAATGTAACTTCTTTTGGGCATCAGTTTTCCCCGTTTGATTTTGAAGATCCTAATTTTCTGAATACCGAATATGAAACCCTACAGGGATACGGCCGCTCTAAAACGGCTAATAATCTCTTTACGGTAGAACTGGATAGCAGGGCTAAAAAACATAATGTAAGAGCCTTTTCGGTACATCCGGGTTCTGTAAACGGTACCGATTTAGGTCGTGTGGCTCCTATGGCATTATTTCAGCAAATGGGCACTCACGATGAAAACGGTAATATAAAGCCTGAAGTTGCCGTAAAACTGAAAACAGTAGAACAGGGAGCAGCAACTTCGGTTTGGTGTGCCACCAGCCCTCAGTTAAACGGAATAGGAGGTGTGTATTGTGAAAATGCAGATATAGCAGTACTTGATGATGGTACTATAGAGCATGATTTTGAAACACCATCAACCCTGTTTGGGGTAAAACCGTATTCGCTGGATGCAAATAATGCCGGGCGTTTATGGAAGCTTAGCGAAGAGATGACAGGAGTAGTTTTTCCTGTTGAGTAA
- a CDS encoding MerR family transcriptional regulator yields MNSVKNIFNIKDLENLSGIKAHTIRIWEKRYNILEPMRTDTNIRVYDIKNLQKLLNITTLHNFGYKISAISKMPPEKIPVLVKEILSKSSLADHVLNNFKLAMMNFDQSLFLNTYNSLLQDKSFKEIFYDFFLPLLNEIGHLWQTNTITPAHEHFISFLIKQKLASNTEKIQTTPPTKTDRTFVLYLPLNEIHELGLMFLNYELSLNGYKTVYLGESVPLENLRDVKTYFSNITFITYTTVEPNNNEIADYVEELKKHVINDDETRLCLFGRNAQYLDAEILNPNIRVFDSISDFTNKL; encoded by the coding sequence ATGAACAGCGTAAAAAACATATTCAACATAAAGGACCTTGAAAACCTATCCGGCATCAAGGCTCATACTATACGCATTTGGGAAAAACGATACAATATCCTTGAACCCATGCGTACAGACACCAACATACGCGTTTACGATATAAAAAATCTTCAGAAACTGCTCAATATCACTACTCTTCACAATTTTGGATATAAGATATCAGCTATTTCTAAAATGCCTCCCGAAAAGATTCCGGTACTAGTTAAAGAAATACTTTCCAAAAGCAGTCTTGCAGATCATGTACTTAATAATTTTAAACTGGCCATGATGAATTTTGACCAGTCATTATTCTTAAACACTTACAACTCACTGTTACAGGATAAGTCATTTAAAGAGATATTCTACGATTTTTTCCTTCCCTTACTTAACGAGATAGGCCACTTATGGCAAACAAACACCATAACCCCTGCTCACGAGCACTTTATAAGCTTTTTGATTAAGCAGAAGTTAGCATCCAACACCGAAAAAATACAAACTACACCTCCTACAAAAACTGACAGGACATTTGTTTTATACCTGCCATTAAACGAAATACACGAACTGGGATTAATGTTCCTTAACTACGAACTCAGTCTTAATGGATATAAAACCGTATATTTAGGAGAAAGTGTACCTCTTGAAAACCTAAGAGACGTTAAAACCTACTTCAGCAATATTACGTTTATAACCTATACAACCGTCGAACCAAACAACAACGAAATAGCCGACTATGTAGAGGAACTTAAAAAGCATGTGATAAATGACGATGAGACCAGGCTTTGCCTTTTTGGAAGGAATGCTCAATATTTAGACGCAGAAATATTAAACCCCAACATAAGAGTCTTTGACTCTATATCCGATTTTACCAACAAACTTTAA
- a CDS encoding phytoene desaturase family protein: MNATIKIIGSGFSSLAAAAYLACEGNDVTVYEKNDTLGGRARQLKKDGFTFDMGPTWYWMPDVFERFFEDFGKKPRDYYQLKKLSPAYSVYFGKEDYITIADNLEDIYRVFEENEPGSSTELKNFISEAKSNYDIAIKDLVYRPGLSPLELVTPQTIAKLGQFFGNISKDIRKKFKNKRLVQILEFPVLFLGAKPSDTPSFYSFMNYADFGLGTWYPKNGMYSVVEGMVELAKEQGVKFVTNASVSKIGVSETGCAEYITVNGEKLYADIILSGADYHHTETLLDKRFRQYNEDYWQKKVFAPSSLLFYVGFDKPVENVEHHTLFFDSDFDTHAIDIYDNPKWPDEPLFYASFSGKTDTDAMPVGKEAGTFLIPLAPGIEDTPELREKYFEKIITRLENLTQQSLRDSILFKESFCVNDFVKDYNSYKGNAYGLANTLMQTAFLRPGLKSKKVKNLFFTGQLTVPGPGVPPALISGKLVAGLIEKQLDKEPKKSLTKHYEINI; encoded by the coding sequence ATGAACGCTACTATTAAAATAATCGGTTCAGGATTTTCCTCACTTGCTGCCGCTGCCTATTTAGCCTGCGAAGGTAACGACGTAACTGTTTACGAAAAGAACGATACGCTTGGCGGCAGGGCAAGACAGCTGAAAAAAGACGGTTTTACTTTTGACATGGGGCCTACATGGTACTGGATGCCCGATGTTTTTGAGCGTTTTTTTGAGGATTTCGGCAAGAAGCCACGCGATTACTACCAGCTTAAAAAACTATCTCCTGCCTATAGTGTTTATTTTGGTAAAGAAGATTATATAACCATAGCAGATAACCTGGAAGACATATACAGGGTATTTGAAGAAAACGAACCCGGCAGCAGTACAGAGCTTAAGAACTTTATCAGTGAAGCAAAAAGCAACTATGATATTGCTATAAAAGATTTGGTTTATCGCCCGGGTTTATCCCCACTGGAACTGGTTACCCCACAAACCATAGCAAAACTCGGGCAATTTTTTGGAAACATTTCAAAAGATATCCGTAAAAAATTCAAGAACAAACGTTTGGTACAAATACTGGAATTTCCCGTTTTGTTTTTAGGTGCAAAACCCAGTGACACCCCTTCGTTTTACAGCTTTATGAACTATGCCGACTTTGGCCTTGGTACCTGGTATCCTAAAAACGGGATGTACAGTGTCGTTGAAGGAATGGTTGAGCTAGCAAAGGAACAGGGAGTGAAGTTTGTTACCAATGCATCCGTTTCAAAAATAGGAGTATCAGAAACAGGTTGTGCCGAATATATAACCGTTAACGGTGAAAAGTTATATGCCGATATTATTTTAAGCGGTGCCGACTATCATCATACTGAAACACTTTTAGATAAAAGGTTCAGGCAGTATAATGAGGATTACTGGCAAAAAAAGGTATTTGCCCCTTCTTCCCTATTATTTTATGTAGGGTTTGATAAGCCTGTGGAAAATGTAGAGCATCATACCCTGTTTTTTGATTCGGATTTTGATACTCATGCCATAGACATTTATGATAACCCAAAATGGCCTGACGAACCTTTATTTTATGCCAGCTTCTCCGGTAAAACAGATACTGATGCAATGCCTGTTGGTAAAGAAGCTGGTACCTTTCTAATACCGCTTGCACCGGGAATTGAAGATACACCTGAGCTAAGGGAAAAATATTTTGAAAAGATAATTACAAGACTGGAAAACCTTACTCAGCAAAGCCTAAGAGACAGCATATTATTTAAAGAATCGTTTTGTGTAAACGATTTTGTAAAGGACTATAATTCATACAAAGGAAATGCTTACGGACTGGCCAATACACTTATGCAGACTGCATTTTTAAGGCCGGGGCTAAAAAGCAAAAAAGTAAAGAACCTGTTTTTTACAGGTCAGTTAACTGTTCCCGGACCGGGAGTACCGCCTGCACTTATATCGGGCAAACTCGTTGCGGGACTTATAGAAAAACAACTGGACAAAGAACCAAAGAAATCCTTAACGAAGCACTATGAAATCAATATTTGA
- a CDS encoding phytoene/squalene synthase family protein, producing the protein MKSIFDKISYECSRNVTRAYSTSFSSAVKMLSPRIRQDIYNIYGFVRFADEIVDTFHDYDKEQLFDLFEEDLNNALRDKISLNPVLNSFQHTAIKYNIPQELIDAFMNSMRQDLVKKDYTTLSEYNEYIYGSADVVGLMCLKVFVNNDDKRYEELKGPAMRLGSAFQKVNFLRDLKADTEELERNYFPSLNLNEMTDEVKRQIIEEIEADLAEGYKGILKLPVEAKFGVYTAYAYYRKLLKKLKNTPPLEIKSRRIRVPNYQKLGLLAQCYLNYRLNFI; encoded by the coding sequence ATGAAATCAATATTTGACAAAATCTCCTATGAGTGCAGTAGAAATGTAACGCGTGCTTACAGTACGTCGTTCTCCTCTGCAGTAAAAATGCTGTCGCCACGCATAAGGCAGGACATTTACAATATTTATGGTTTTGTAAGGTTTGCCGATGAGATTGTGGATACTTTTCACGATTATGATAAAGAACAGCTATTCGACCTTTTTGAAGAAGACCTAAATAATGCCCTTAGGGATAAAATAAGTCTAAACCCTGTTTTAAACTCGTTTCAGCATACCGCTATAAAATATAACATACCACAGGAGCTTATAGATGCCTTTATGAATAGCATGAGGCAGGATTTGGTTAAAAAGGATTACACTACCCTTTCTGAATACAATGAGTACATATATGGATCGGCAGATGTGGTCGGGCTAATGTGCCTAAAAGTATTTGTAAATAACGACGATAAGCGCTATGAAGAGCTAAAAGGCCCTGCAATGCGCTTAGGTTCAGCCTTTCAAAAGGTAAACTTCCTAAGGGATTTAAAAGCCGACACCGAGGAGCTGGAACGTAATTACTTTCCTTCACTTAACCTCAACGAAATGACCGACGAGGTTAAAAGACAGATTATCGAAGAAATAGAAGCCGATCTGGCAGAAGGTTACAAAGGGATATTAAAACTGCCTGTGGAAGCTAAGTTTGGTGTTTACACAGCCTATGCCTATTACAGGAAGTTGCTTAAAAAGCTAAAAAATACTCCCCCACTTGAAATAAAAAGCAGGCGTATAAGGGTACCTAATTATCAAAAACTTGGACTTTTAGCACAGTGTTATTTAAATTATCGCCTTAACTTTATATAA
- a CDS encoding sterol desaturase family protein yields the protein MWIYILVFILTFCIMEFMAWFTHKFIMHGFLWSLHKDHHRKDHDSWFERNDAFFIFYALVSIGFFLLWKYSILDIGLAIGLGILAYGIAYFFVHDIFIHQRFKFLRNANNRYAKAVRRAHKMHHKHLGKDQGECFGMLIVPFKYFKK from the coding sequence ATGTGGATTTATATACTTGTTTTTATACTAACCTTTTGCATTATGGAGTTTATGGCGTGGTTTACCCATAAATTTATAATGCATGGTTTTTTATGGAGCCTGCATAAGGACCATCATCGCAAAGACCACGACTCATGGTTTGAGCGCAACGATGCTTTCTTTATCTTTTATGCCCTGGTTAGTATAGGCTTCTTTTTACTTTGGAAATACAGTATACTTGATATAGGGCTTGCCATTGGCTTAGGCATTTTAGCTTATGGTATTGCCTACTTTTTTGTACATGATATTTTTATCCACCAGCGGTTTAAGTTTTTAAGGAATGCCAATAACCGTTATGCAAAAGCCGTAAGAAGGGCACATAAAATGCACCATAAGCATTTAGGAAAAGATCAGGGAGAATGTTTCGGTATGCTCATCGTACCGTTTAAATACTTTAAGAAATAA
- a CDS encoding DUF4252 domain-containing protein, which translates to MKTIYYLFGLVVMAVLTLVSCESKPSLQKYFVEKSQSNEFMAFDLGTDIIKAAGSDNLSADQEKALKAVRKLNILIFKSDSTDTNVVHYKEETTKVKSILKNGDYEELMRVGSGKEGASINMLGENDDIDEFVVFLRKDGVFGLIRVLGDEMTPTDVLTIMQLVEKSGVDMAQLQPALNQINGNKG; encoded by the coding sequence ATGAAGACCATTTATTATCTTTTCGGACTTGTAGTTATGGCGGTGCTAACCCTTGTGTCGTGTGAGTCTAAGCCATCGCTGCAAAAGTATTTTGTAGAGAAGTCGCAGTCGAATGAATTTATGGCTTTTGATTTGGGTACCGATATTATTAAAGCTGCCGGTTCTGATAACCTTTCGGCAGATCAGGAAAAGGCCCTTAAAGCAGTAAGGAAGCTTAATATACTTATATTCAAGTCAGACTCTACAGATACAAATGTAGTGCACTATAAAGAAGAGACCACAAAAGTAAAGAGCATTCTTAAAAATGGAGATTATGAGGAACTTATGAGGGTGGGTTCAGGAAAAGAAGGGGCCAGTATAAATATGCTGGGTGAGAATGACGATATCGATGAGTTTGTGGTTTTCCTTCGCAAGGACGGTGTTTTTGGGCTGATAAGGGTTTTAGGTGACGAAATGACACCAACCGATGTACTTACAATAATGCAGCTGGTTGAAAAATCGGGGGTAGATATGGCACAGCTACAGCCGGCACTGAATCAGATAAATGGAAATAAAGGTTAA
- a CDS encoding DUF4252 domain-containing protein, giving the protein MKKIIVTFVLVLMPTLFFAQSMFDKFEDEDEIVSVLVNKKMFELMGNVKSDPNNKSSQQFFDLIKRLDNLKVFTTESAKHKAEMKKTVDSYLKKYPLEELMRINEGGRSIKIYVKSGATSSQVKELLMFMDGGDEETVLMSLTGNFDIKEISFLTDYMKIPGGEEIKKASSKKSK; this is encoded by the coding sequence ATGAAAAAGATAATTGTAACTTTTGTGTTAGTGCTTATGCCAACGCTGTTTTTTGCTCAGTCCATGTTCGATAAGTTCGAGGATGAGGATGAAATAGTATCGGTACTGGTCAATAAAAAGATGTTTGAGCTTATGGGGAACGTTAAGTCTGACCCTAATAATAAAAGCTCACAGCAATTTTTTGACCTTATAAAAAGGCTGGATAACCTTAAGGTTTTTACCACCGAAAGCGCTAAGCACAAAGCGGAAATGAAAAAAACAGTGGATAGTTATCTTAAAAAATATCCATTGGAAGAACTGATGCGTATTAATGAGGGTGGAAGGAGTATCAAGATTTATGTAAAATCTGGTGCTACATCTTCTCAGGTTAAAGAACTCCTTATGTTTATGGACGGAGGAGACGAAGAAACCGTATTGATGTCGCTTACCGGTAATTTTGATATTAAGGAGATATCTTTCCTTACAGATTATATGAAAATACCGGGTGGTGAAGAGATAAAAAAAGCATCGTCTAAAAAATCTAAATAA